The following proteins are encoded in a genomic region of Acidobacteriota bacterium:
- a CDS encoding DUF2911 domain-containing protein → MKKLLPGALMLILSTPILHAQVNPRGETSLELDNGTVTIEYGRPSLKGRDIKTMIYPGETWRLGADGDTTLTTEVGLKFGESSVARGTYILRAKFVAEGKWHLQINGTDYSKVAEVPMKLEETSSEVDRLSLRLEGEQKAGTLKVLWGKLSLITEFTAP, encoded by the coding sequence ATGAAGAAGCTTTTGCCGGGTGCGTTGATGCTCATCCTATCCACGCCAATCCTCCATGCACAAGTCAACCCCCGCGGGGAGACAAGCCTGGAACTGGACAATGGCACGGTCACCATCGAATACGGACGCCCCTCGCTCAAGGGACGGGACATCAAGACAATGATCTATCCCGGCGAGACCTGGCGCCTGGGAGCGGACGGGGACACCACCCTGACCACCGAGGTGGGACTGAAATTCGGGGAGAGCTCCGTGGCCCGGGGAACCTACATTCTGAGAGCCAAGTTTGTCGCGGAAGGGAAATGGCACTTGCAAATCAACGGCACCGACTATTCCAAAGTGGCCGAGGTTCCCATGAAGCTGGAGGAGACTTCCTCCGAGGTGGACCGCCTCTCCCTCAGGCTCGAGGGCGAGCAGAAAGCGGGCACCTTAAAGGTGTTGTGGGGCAAGTTGAGTCTCATCACTGAATTTACCGCACCCTGA